A genomic stretch from Carassius auratus strain Wakin chromosome 35, ASM336829v1, whole genome shotgun sequence includes:
- the LOC113054125 gene encoding cytosolic purine 5'-nucleotidase-like isoform X2, with protein sequence MESRAAKREIIQRVFVNRSLTLENIKCYGFDMDYTLAVYKSPEYESLGFELLRDRLVSIGYPHELLGYTYDPTFPTREQVDEYYPNKFIQRDDTNRFYVLNTLFNLTETYLYACLVDFFTKTSRYKNCMKGFKHGDLFMSHRSMFQDVRDAMDYLHETGTLKERTLKNLDKYMIKDPRLPVLLGRIKEVAKVFLATNSDFNYTEAIMKYLLDFPSGSKNPKKPWRSYFDLVVVDTKKPLFFAGGTVLRQVDTDTGKLRIGTYTGDFQHGTVYSGGSSDIVCDLLDVRGKDILYVGDHIFGDILKSKKRQGWKTFLVVPELVKELQVWADKASMFEELKHLDIFLAELYQHLDSGSQECPDITVIQNRIKMVTYGMDLCYGKMGSLLRCGSTKTLFASQLLRYADIYSTCCLNLLNYPFSFLFRAPLVLMPHEAAVESQTKEQIPELSEHMLRSSSITRQCECEDGDCGQEENCARNNPPTSTET encoded by the exons ATGGAGTCGCGCGCCGCCAAAAGAGAAATCATTCAGAG GGTGTTTGTGAACCGGAGTTTGACGCTTGAAAACATCAAGTGCTATGGCTTCGACATGGATTACACTCTGGCAG TGTATAAGTCTCCAGAGTATGAGAGTCTGGGCTTTGAGCTGCTCAGGGACAGGCTGGTGTCTATTGGATATCCACACGAGCTGCTGGGCTACACCTACGACCCCACGTTCCCCACACG TGAACAGGTAGATGAGTATTATCCAAACAAGTTCATCCAGAGGGACGACACGAACCGCTTCTACGTCCTCAACACGCTTTTCAACCTGACAG AGACGTATCTGTATGCGTGCCTGGTTGACTTTTTCACCAAAACCAGCAGATACAAAAA TTGCATGAAAGGGTTCAAACACGGTGACTTGTTCATGTCACACAGAAGCATGTTTCAGGACGTGAGGGACGCCATGGATTACCTTCACGAAACG GGGACTCTGAAGGAAAGAACTCTGAAGAACCTGGACAAGTATATGATTAAAGAT CCTCGTCTTCCTGTGTTACTGGGCCGAATCAAAGAGGTCGCCAAAGTGTTCCTGGCCACTAACAGTGACTTCAATTACACCGAG GCAATTATGAAATACTTACTGGATTTTCCGTCTGGCTCTAAG AACCCCAAGAAACCGTGGCGCTCCTACTTTGATCTGGTGGTGGTGGACACCAAGAAGCCCTTGTTCTTTGCAGGGGGCACAGTGTTACGACAGGTAGACACG GACACTGGGAAGCTGCGTATTGGCACATACACCGGAGACTTTCAGCATGGGACGGTGTATTCTGGAG GATCTTCTGATATCGTCTGTGATTTGCTGGATGTTAGGGGGAAAGACATCCTCTACGTGGGGGATCACATCTTCGGCGATATCCTCAAGTCAAAGAAACGTCAAGGCTGGAAGACTTTCCTGGTGGTTCCTGAGCTTGTGAAGGAGCTGCAGGTGTGGGCTGACAAAGCCA GCATGTTTGAGGAGTTAAAACACCTTGACATCTTCCTGGCAGAATTATATCA ACATTTGGACAGTGGAAGTCAAGAGTGTCCGGATATAACTGTAATTCAGAACAGGATAAAG ATGGTGACGTACGGCATGGATCTGTGCTATGGGAAAATGGGCAGTCTTTTACGCTGTGGCTCCACAAAAACCCTCTTTGCCAGTCAGTTACTGCGCTATGCTGATATCTACTCAACCTGCTGCCTAAACCTCCTGAACTACCCCTTCAGCTTCCTCTTCAGAGCCCCTCTTGTCCTG ATGCCACACGAGGCCGCAGTGGAGTCTCAGACTAAAGAGCAGATCCCAGAGCTGTCCGAGCACATGCTCAGATCCTCCAGCATCACG CGGCAGTGTGAGTGTGAAGACGGTGACTGTGGACAAGAAGAGAACTGTGCCCGAAATAACCCACCTACATCCACAGAGACATGA
- the sppl3 gene encoding signal peptide peptidase-like 3 produces the protein MAEQSYSWAYSLVDSSQVSTFLISILLIVYGSFRSLNMDCENQEKDKDGNPTNTGSFNNTNSNNSIQTIDSTQALFLPIGASVSLLVMFFFFDSVQVVFTICTAVLATIAFAFLLLPMCQYLTKPCSPQNKISFGCCGRFTLAELLSFSLSVMLVLIWVLTGHWLLMDALAMGLCVAMIAFVRLPSLKVSCLLLSGLLIYDVFWVFFSAYIFNSNVMVKVATQPADNPLDVLSRKLHLGPGMGRDVPRLSLPGKLVFPSSSGSHFSMLGIGDIVMPGLLLCFVLRYDNYKKQANGEVPGSVNMSGRMQRVSYFHCTLIGYFVGLLTATVASRIHRAAQPALLYLVPFTLLPLLTMAYLKGDLRRMWSEPFHTKASSSRFLEV, from the exons GGCGTACTCCCTTGTGGACTCCAGCCAGGTGTCAACCTTCCTCATCTCCATCCTCCTCATCGTTTATGGCAGCTTCAG GTCATTAAACATGGACTGTGAGAACCAGGAGAAGGATAAAGATGGAAACCCCACCAACACCGGCTCCTTCAACAATACCAACTCTAACAACA GTATTCAGACCATAGACTCCACACAGGCGCTGTTTTTGCCCATCGGAGCCTCCGTGTCTCTGCTCGTCATGTTTTTCTTCTTCGACTCGGTTCAGGTGGTGTTCACCATATGCACTGCAG TTCTAGCCACCATCGCGTTTGCATTCCTCTTGCTGCCGATGTGCCAGTATCTGACCAAACCCTGCTCCCCACAGAACAA GATCTCGTTCGGCTGCTGTGGCCGCTTCACGTTGGCGGAGCTGCtgtcattttctctctctgtcatgcTGGTTCTCATCTGGGTGCTGACGGGCCACTGGCTGCTCATGGACG CTCTTGCCATGGGGCTCTGTGTGGCCATGATTGCATTCGTGCGGCTGCCCAGTCTCAAGGTGTCGTGCCTGCTGCTGTCAGGCCTCCTCATCTATGATGTGTTCTGG GTCTTCTTCTCCGCCTACATCTTCAACAGCAACGTGATGGTGAAGGTGGCCACGCAGCCCGCCGACAACCCCCTCGACGTGCTCTCACGCAAGCTGCACCTGGGACCCGGCATGGGACGGGACGTCCCCCGCCTCTCTCTGCCAGGAAAGCTGGTGTTCCCGAGCTCCAGCGGCAGCCACTTCTCAATGCTGGGCATCGGTGATATCGTGATGCCGGGCCTGCTGCTGTGCTTCGTGCTCCGATACGACAACTATAAGAAACAGGCCAACGGAGAAGTACCCGGTTCTGTCAACATGTCCGGCCGCATGCAGCGGGTTTCCTACTTCCACTGCACCCTCATCGGTTACTTTGTTG GTCTGTTGACTGCAACCGTGGCGTCTCGTATCCACCGCGCGGCCCAGCCTGCCCTCCTGTACCTGGTGCCCTTCACCCTGCTGCCTCTGCTCACCATGGCCTACCTGAAG GGCGACCTACGGCGCATGTGGTCCGAGCCCTTCCACACCAAGGCCAGCAGCTCCCGCTTCCTGGAGGTATGA
- the LOC113054125 gene encoding cytosolic purine 5'-nucleotidase-like isoform X1, producing the protein MESRAAKREIIQRVFVNRSLTLENIKCYGFDMDYTLAVYKSPEYESLGFELLRDRLVSIGYPHELLGYTYDPTFPTRGLVYDTTYGNLLKIDSNGNILVCTHGFEYLRGEQVDEYYPNKFIQRDDTNRFYVLNTLFNLTETYLYACLVDFFTKTSRYKNCMKGFKHGDLFMSHRSMFQDVRDAMDYLHETGTLKERTLKNLDKYMIKDPRLPVLLGRIKEVAKVFLATNSDFNYTEAIMKYLLDFPSGSKNPKKPWRSYFDLVVVDTKKPLFFAGGTVLRQVDTDTGKLRIGTYTGDFQHGTVYSGGSSDIVCDLLDVRGKDILYVGDHIFGDILKSKKRQGWKTFLVVPELVKELQVWADKASMFEELKHLDIFLAELYQHLDSGSQECPDITVIQNRIKMVTYGMDLCYGKMGSLLRCGSTKTLFASQLLRYADIYSTCCLNLLNYPFSFLFRAPLVLMPHEAAVESQTKEQIPELSEHMLRSSSITRQCECEDGDCGQEENCARNNPPTSTET; encoded by the exons ATGGAGTCGCGCGCCGCCAAAAGAGAAATCATTCAGAG GGTGTTTGTGAACCGGAGTTTGACGCTTGAAAACATCAAGTGCTATGGCTTCGACATGGATTACACTCTGGCAG TGTATAAGTCTCCAGAGTATGAGAGTCTGGGCTTTGAGCTGCTCAGGGACAGGCTGGTGTCTATTGGATATCCACACGAGCTGCTGGGCTACACCTACGACCCCACGTTCCCCACACG aGGTCTGGTGTACGATACCACGTATGGTAACCTGTTGAAAATAGACTCCAATGGAAACATCCTGGTATGCACTCACGGCTTTGAGTACCTGAGAGG TGAACAGGTAGATGAGTATTATCCAAACAAGTTCATCCAGAGGGACGACACGAACCGCTTCTACGTCCTCAACACGCTTTTCAACCTGACAG AGACGTATCTGTATGCGTGCCTGGTTGACTTTTTCACCAAAACCAGCAGATACAAAAA TTGCATGAAAGGGTTCAAACACGGTGACTTGTTCATGTCACACAGAAGCATGTTTCAGGACGTGAGGGACGCCATGGATTACCTTCACGAAACG GGGACTCTGAAGGAAAGAACTCTGAAGAACCTGGACAAGTATATGATTAAAGAT CCTCGTCTTCCTGTGTTACTGGGCCGAATCAAAGAGGTCGCCAAAGTGTTCCTGGCCACTAACAGTGACTTCAATTACACCGAG GCAATTATGAAATACTTACTGGATTTTCCGTCTGGCTCTAAG AACCCCAAGAAACCGTGGCGCTCCTACTTTGATCTGGTGGTGGTGGACACCAAGAAGCCCTTGTTCTTTGCAGGGGGCACAGTGTTACGACAGGTAGACACG GACACTGGGAAGCTGCGTATTGGCACATACACCGGAGACTTTCAGCATGGGACGGTGTATTCTGGAG GATCTTCTGATATCGTCTGTGATTTGCTGGATGTTAGGGGGAAAGACATCCTCTACGTGGGGGATCACATCTTCGGCGATATCCTCAAGTCAAAGAAACGTCAAGGCTGGAAGACTTTCCTGGTGGTTCCTGAGCTTGTGAAGGAGCTGCAGGTGTGGGCTGACAAAGCCA GCATGTTTGAGGAGTTAAAACACCTTGACATCTTCCTGGCAGAATTATATCA ACATTTGGACAGTGGAAGTCAAGAGTGTCCGGATATAACTGTAATTCAGAACAGGATAAAG ATGGTGACGTACGGCATGGATCTGTGCTATGGGAAAATGGGCAGTCTTTTACGCTGTGGCTCCACAAAAACCCTCTTTGCCAGTCAGTTACTGCGCTATGCTGATATCTACTCAACCTGCTGCCTAAACCTCCTGAACTACCCCTTCAGCTTCCTCTTCAGAGCCCCTCTTGTCCTG ATGCCACACGAGGCCGCAGTGGAGTCTCAGACTAAAGAGCAGATCCCAGAGCTGTCCGAGCACATGCTCAGATCCTCCAGCATCACG CGGCAGTGTGAGTGTGAAGACGGTGACTGTGGACAAGAAGAGAACTGTGCCCGAAATAACCCACCTACATCCACAGAGACATGA